The following coding sequences lie in one Arachis hypogaea cultivar Tifrunner chromosome 9, arahy.Tifrunner.gnm2.J5K5, whole genome shotgun sequence genomic window:
- the LOC112709752 gene encoding zinc finger protein 3, producing the protein MDLQTLENLKKSSSKNKDQDDDQEVKENTTSTVLQLDLSLSSNDESRTKQELNLLNFLDPNSSENSSDSTQEEEEGNKNKNHEMEHRTFSCNYCQRKFYSSQALGGHQNAHKREGTLARRGHHKSPSSSSSSMVDFGYRFSPSFSSSSSSNGSYNKPLGIQLHSMINKPSSQPPFFATTCRENGWQRQKLYLDSHPANRKLNSNNGLESESPSSMAVFGGSGGVPRLGKFHPTKLVTQGFGGYWFGSVSHLNSKHENKLQKLDLSLKL; encoded by the coding sequence ATGGACCTTCAAACCTTGGAGAATTTGAAAAAATCTTCATCAAAGAACAAAGATCAAGATGATGATCAAGAAGTGAAAGAGAATACTACTAGTACTGTTCTTCAACTTGATCTAAGTCTTTCAAGCAATGATGAATCAAGAACAAAGCAAGAGCTGAACCTTCTCAACTTCCTTGATCCAAATTCATCAGAAAACTCATCAGATTCAacccaagaagaagaagaaggtaacAAGAACAAGAATCATGAAATGGAGCACAGAACATTCTCATGCAACTATTGCCAGCGAAAGTTTTACAGTTCTCAAGCACTTGGTGGGCATCAAAATGCACACAAAAGAGAAGGAACATTAGCAAGAAGAGGACACCACAaatctccatcatcatcatcatcatcaatggtAGATTTTGGATACAGAttctctccttctttttcttcttcttcttcttcaaatggaTCCTATAACAAGCCACTTGGGATCCAGCTTCATTCTATGATCAATAAACCTTCTTCTCAGCCACCCTTTTTCGCGACGACCTGTCGCGAAAACGGGTGGCAGAGACAGAAGCTTTATTTGGATTCACACCCTGCAAATCGGAAGCTGAATAGTAATAATGGTTTGGAATCTGAATCACCATCATCCATGGCTGTTTTCGGCGGCAGCGGTGGCGTGCCGAGGTTAGGGAAGTTTCATCCTACAAAGCTTGTGACACAAGGTTTTGGAGGATATTGGTTTGGTAGTGTTTCTCATTTGAATTCTAAACATGAAAATAAGTTGCAGAAGCTTGATTTGTCACTCAAGCTCTAA
- the LOC112709753 gene encoding uncharacterized protein At2g39795, mitochondrial, with protein MARVFRSLRKTLVHHLHHHHHHHHHQKLLLPQLARRTYLSEMRNEAFEGNMLRLLRREIQYELQSSPPNQATTSKFDSFVVDGRPGERWITLKRQYANEDIKVEATMFDGVAPAPTTSGGVANADEEQMHITVIVSISKGNSSYLEIMCSAWPDSIEINRLVTRSDENMSDNPYSGPEFKELDDELQDGLYDFLEVRGINDELAVFLHGYMKGKDKTEFIKWMERIKSFIERK; from the exons ATGGCGCGCGTGTTCCGTTCTCTCAGAAAAACCCTAGTTCACCAtcttcaccatcaccatcaccatcaccatcatcagAAATTGCTTCTTCCACAGCTAGCTCGAAGAACTTACTTGTCGGAAATGCGCAATGAAGCTTTCGAAGGGAACATGCTGAGGCTTCTCCGTCGCGAGATTCAGTATGAGCTCCAATCTTCTCCTCCAAACCAG GCaactacttccaagtttgattcctttgtggtggatgGACGACCCGGGGAGCGATGGATTACATTGAAAAGACAATATGCAAATGAAGATATCAAAGTTGAAGCCACCATGTTCGATGGGGTTGCTCCAGCTCCGACTACAAGTGGTGGTGTTGCGAATGCGGACGAGGAGCAGATGCACATTACCGTGATTGTCAGCATCTCCAAGGGAAACAGTAGCTACCTGGAAATCATGTGCTCTGCTTGGCCAGACAGTATAGAGATAAACAGGTTGGTCACAAGGTCGGATGAGAACATGTCAGACAATCCCTATTCCGGTCCCGAATTCAA GGAATTGGATGATGAATTGCAAGATGGGCTTTATGATTTCTTGGAAGTAAGGGGCATAAATGATGAACTTGCTGTTTTCTTACACGGCTATATGAAAGGTAAGGATAAAACAGAGTTCATCAAATGGATGGAGAGGATTAAGTCTTTTATTGAAAGGAAATAG
- the LOC112709754 gene encoding uncharacterized protein: MFGGRGRSLLRFSQRLGFPQTTSFCTNAKGTTSSNANKNDVVPTTDERYRMLENLDMMTAAKILFSENPNKKKFGFDFHLVQFFFACLPSLAVYLVAQYARYEMRKMEADVEKKRKQKEEEEAKEKEKEMELNPPEEKEAKSNVELVEVKERLEKLEETVKEIVVESKKQSDSNLAKNQITDAEKKSPKSSEPNDASSSSQSNKAVGEDRLDKHNSPKSRPDLGEEGKSLNATPNPSHPDPKGQNQG, translated from the exons ATGTTTGGTGGCCGAGGAAGAAGCTTGCTACGCTTTTCGCAGCGACTCGGTTTTCctcaaacgacgtcgttttgcacCAACGCTAAAGGCACCACTTCCAGCAATGCCAACAAAAACGACGTCGTTCCCACCACCGACGAAAGGTACCGCATGCTCGAGAATCTCGACATGATGACCGCCGCTAAGATCCTCTTCTCCGAAAATCCTAACAAGAAAAAATTTGG GTTTGATTTCCATCTGGTACAATTTTTTTTCGCCTGCTTGCCTTCATTGG CCGTATATTTGGTGGCGCAGTATGCTCGatatgaaatgagaaaaatggaGGCG GAtgtagagaagaaaagaaaacagaaagaagaagaggaagctaaggaaaaagaaaaagaaatggaatTAAACCCCCCtgaggaaaaagaagcaaaatctaATGTGGAGCTCGTGGAGGTGAAAGAGAGGCTTGAGAAACTTGAAGAGACTGTTAAGGAGATTGTAGTTGAATCAAAGAAACAATCAGACAGCAACCTAGCGAAAAATCAGATAACTGATGCTGAGAAGAAGTCCCCAAAATCATCCGAACCGAATGATGCAAGTAGCAGTTCACAATCGAATAAAGCTGTAGGTGAAGACCGTCTTGATAAGCACAATTCTCCAAAATCAAGGCCAGATTTAGGTGAAGAGGGCAAGAGTTTAAATGCAACTCCAAATCCTTCTCACCCAGACCCAAAAGGCCAGAACCAAGGTTGA